A genome region from Oncorhynchus mykiss isolate Arlee unplaced genomic scaffold, USDA_OmykA_1.1 un_scaffold_87, whole genome shotgun sequence includes the following:
- the LOC118947003 gene encoding clarin-2-like, protein MPSLWKQLTFSFATLLCVLSATLLLVALATERWVSGRILCGTGAELVSANYSELDKFTGHIYYGLFQGQKTRRCGLGNRSAKIYIFPTLVQTLNTGLHVMVIVFLLVAVFFTLLSLSFSIYNARKVPYQSIKGPTGLYIWNTIAGVFGSLAVLCFLAAVRHHRLTERVSNYQETLFHFSILDERLDWSFWLGVASVATHGVVCVVVAMSRIKLPKPQNKKQSEQPTVTAEVLMY, encoded by the exons ATGCCGTCGCTGTGGAAACAGTTGACCTTTTCCTTTGCCACTCTGCTCTGCGTGCTCTCTGCCACTCTACTGCTGGTTGCCCTGGCGACCGAGCGCTGGGTCAGCGGGAGGATCCTGTGTGGTACCGGGGCAGAGCTGGTCAGCGCCAACTATTCTGAACTGGACAAGTTTACTGGACACATCTACTACGGGCTGTTCCAGGGTCAGAAGACTAGGAGGTGTGGACTGGGAAACCGCAGCGCCAAGATATACA tattccCTACTCTGGTACAGACCCTGAACACAGGTCTCCATGTGATGGTGATAGTCTTCCTGTTGGTGGCCGTTTTTTTTACTCTGCTCAGCCTTTCATTCTCTATCTACAACGCACGCAAG GTTCCCTACCAGAGCATTAAAGGCCCCACTGGACTCTACATCTGGAACACCatagcag gggtGTTTGGGTCGTTAGCCGTCCTGTGTTTCTTAGCAGCTGTCAGACATCATCGGTTAACGGAACGTGTCTCTAACTACCAGGAGACTCTTTTCCATTTCTCCATTCTGGATGAGCGACTGGATTGGTCCTTCTGGCTGGGCGTGGCCAGCGTCGCTACGcacggtgtggtgtgtgttgtcgTGGCAATGAGCCGGATCAAACTGCCCAAACCACAGAACAAGAAACAGTCCGAGCAGCCAACTGTCACCGCTGAAGTCCTCATGTactga